The Fusarium fujikuroi IMI 58289 draft genome, chromosome FFUJ_chr01 sequence GAGAGTGTCGAACCGTTGACTCTCAATAATCGACTGGTCTGGCTGCACGCTGCAGAGCTTCTCGTTGATGGTATGTACAAGCTTCAAGTCATCGAATCGTTGATCGTCACCCTCGGGCTGCCATTCGTACAAAGAATACGGAAGGGATTCGAAGAGACGAATATGGTTTATAAAATCGTGCATTACTACTGGGCAATTTGAATCGACGATTTGAGGCTTGTTGACTGTGCTTCGGAGCATGACGGATCTTCTGTGCTGGAGGGCAAAGGTTCTGGAACGCTTTAGTCTTGAGGGTAAGGTATGCGTGGACGGACTCACCTTTCTGTAACAAAGAGAAGCCAAAAGACGCGTCGTCTCTTCTCGCGTTGCTCAGCAGGAAGACCATAGTAGCCAGACTCTTTTGTCAGGTCAAGTGACTGCGCGAGGGTGATGCTCTGGTTGAGATAGAACCAGGCGTGACGTGGATCGTTGAGATTCCCATAGCTTGCAAATAGGAAGAAGGAAACGAGTACTGAGTCGAGGGTGGTATCATCTATCACGCTGTATTGTCGGAGTGAGCTCTCGGCAAGATTGACGAGCATGTCCCCTGTCAAGCGTGGCTCGGATGGAATCTCAGCATTAAGATCATTCTCGCAGTTGTCGATGCGCTTGTCCAGTCGGAGTTGCATTCTTGTTGCAGCACATATTGCAAGGATGAGAGCGTATCTCGATGGAGGGAGGTCGTCTAGTCGAGCTGCATCGGCGAGGATGTCATCGTCGACGACTGGCATAATAGGGTAGAGAAATCTCTGGAAGAGTCGTATGTGAGCAACAAGTGACAGAGACATGCGTTTGCAGAGGTCTCCAGTGTTGATAGTCGCGTCATCGGGTGGTGTTGTCGAATCTGATTCCGGTTCTGGCTCTGGTTGTGAAACAGGGTCGATGTTTGTTGGTGGAGATGAGAATGACTGAGCGTTGAGTTGAGCGTCT is a genomic window containing:
- a CDS encoding related to transcription activator amyR — its product is MATIPVKRGQVCDNCRFRKVKCDRGLPCKNCHIGDLRCQYRHSIRRKGPKQGQGRRQTQLRQGLGIDEYQFQILTSEAPPGSTSNANANVNSHQDAPTDAQLNAQSFSSPPTNIDPVSQPEPEPESDSTTPPDDATINTGDLCKRMSLSLVAHIRLFQRFLYPIMPVVDDDILADAARLDDLPPSRYALILAICAATRMQLRLDKRIDNCENDLNAEIPSEPRLTGDMLVNLAESSLRQYSVIDDTTLDSVLVSFFLFASYGNLNDPRHAWFYLNQSITLAQSLDLTKESGYYGLPAEQREKRRRVFWLLFVTERTFALQHRRSVMLRSTVNKPQIVDSNCPVVMHDFINHIRLFESLPYSLYEWQPEGDDQRFDDLKLVHTINEKLCSVQPDQSIIESQRFDTLITQQWLRISMWRIAFGQNPSSASGFGLLLPPSLPMDAGKIIMSALGSVGTKSKDCHGIGMEQKLFDVGVSLADAAQLPGWTYSALENGPRDLLSVVIHALSAVRGAQSHLLPNLLKHSETLFALADPNAHLDLQWDMQDAGNDERLAIVEELSPEDEQPVDPLGWVPDGNLDLLDLSTPVVTTTWEDATISCGQFDPEIGLSFN